A window of the Polypterus senegalus isolate Bchr_013 chromosome 4, ASM1683550v1, whole genome shotgun sequence genome harbors these coding sequences:
- the LOC120527887 gene encoding early growth response protein 4: protein MLNNMDLNSQDSFFSQYDDCCNPSPEVESLGPEINQKHFTESQSESPVHFNQGTPIEPKTETSNSDFFFDPSENADYRFPSSLNYSGSFYVETSSGASCSAETLLNMISEIVGISTLPISEMQQSQSEAVFSSSHSQLEHGQDLPPNCTSVPALYTENPVYSSYANVHVPEAGIAPGANAAPSQEANRKLSQAQTDMPAFPVVVKSERDTSDYEWDPFHNKPEGYVTSEYNDLFAMTDDCSPLSQQVDSKDFLDSLSTVCHTSDLAAKLEGSGIPDLCFIDRQQTFHGQISPNYQIQMMAGLNSISTPTQTVAVQTLGSQCTLDYTTSMLANAVDSLLYPQVTQTAFLKTGLRPEKPSRSRKCQTGSNGPAKEKPFACPMDNCERRFSRSDELNRHLRIHTGHKPFQCRICLRSFSRSDHLTTHTRTHTGEKPFSCDVCGRRFARSDERKRHGRVHLKQKEKSELKPQLLTACSFSLPQGF from the exons ATGCTCAACAATATGGATTTAAACTCTCAGGACTCTTTCTTTTCACAGTACGACGACTGTTGTAATCCCTCGCCAGAGGTTGAGAGTTTGGGGCCGGAAATAAATCAAAAGCATTTTACCGAATCGCAGTCAGAATCGCCAGTTCATTTCAATCAAG GTACGCCAATTGAACCCAAAACTGAAACTTCCAATTCGGATTTTTTCTTTGATCCGAGCGAAAACGCCGACTACAGGTTTCCATCTTCTCTCAATTACTCGGGCAGCTTCTACGTGGAAACGTCGTCCGGGGCCTCATGCAGTGCCGAGACTTTGTTGAACATGATATCTGAGATTGTTGGCATCTCCACTTTGCCTATTTCAGAAATGCAGCAGAGTCAGTCCGAGGCGGTGTTTTCCTCTTCTCACTCTCAGCTAGAGCACGGTCAGGATTTGCCTCCTAACTGCACCAGCGTCCCGGCGTTGTATACTGAGAACCCGGTGTACTCCAGCTACGCCAACGTGCACGTCCCGGAGGCTGGGATCGCTCCAGGTGCCAACGCTGCTCCTTCTCAGGAAGCAAACCGAAAGCTCAGCCAAGCTCAGACTGACATGCCAGCTTTCCCAGTGGTCGTGAAAAGTGAGCGTGACACCAGTGACTATGAATGGGACCCATTTCATAATAAACCAGAAGGTTACGTGACTTCAGAGTACAACGATTTGTTTGCAATGACCGACGATTGTTCTCCATTGAGCCAGCAGGTGGATTCAAAAGATTTCCTTGATTCTCTCTCCACTGTTTGCCACACCAGCGATTTAGCAGCCAAACTGGAAGGGTCCGGCATCCCGGATTTGTGTTTTATTGATAGGCAACAGACCTTTCACGGCCAGATCAGTCCTAACTACCAGATACAGATGATGGCTGGACTGAACAGCATCAGCACTCCCACTCAAACCGTAGCGGTGCAAACTTTGGGCAGCCAGTGCACTTTAGACTATACCACGTCTATGCTGGCTAATGCCGTGGACTCGCTCCTCTACCCTCAGGTGACGCAGACCGCCTTTCTGAAAACGGGATTGCGCCCTGAAAAGCCCAGCCGCTCAAGAAAATGTCAGACTGGCTCAAATGGCCCCGCCAAGGAGAAACCTTTCGCTTGCCCCATGGATAACTGTGAACGGCGCTTCTCCAGATCGGACGAGCTCAACCGACACCTGCGCATCCACACTGGACACAAGCCCTTTCAGTGCCGCATCTGCTTAAGGAGCTTTAGCCGCAGTGACCACCTGACCACTCACACCAGGACTCACACCGGCGAGAAGCCCTTTTCCTGTGACGTGTGCGGCCGCAGGTTCGCCAGGAGCGACGAAAGGAAAAGACACGGCAGGGTCCacctgaaacaaaaagaaaagtcgGAACTGAAACCCCAGCTCCTCACCGCATGCTCTTTCTCTTTACCCCAAGGCTTTTAG